A single window of Bos javanicus breed banteng chromosome 19, ARS-OSU_banteng_1.0, whole genome shotgun sequence DNA harbors:
- the PSMD3 gene encoding 26S proteasome non-ATPase regulatory subunit 3, with protein MKQEGSARRRGADKAKPPPGGGEQEPPPPPAPQDVEMKEEAAAGGGSTGETAGKTAAAAAEHSQRELDTVTLEDIKEHVKQLEKAVSGKEPRFVLRALRMLPSTSRRLNHYVLYKAVHGFFTSNNATRDFLLPFLEEPMDTEADLQFRPRTGKAASAPLLPEVEAYLQLLMVIFLMNSKRYKEAQKISDDLMQKISTQNRRALDLVAAKCYYYHARVYEFLDKLDVVRSFLHARLRTATLRHDTDGQATLLNLLLRNYLHYSLYDQAEKLVSKSVFPEQANNNEWARYLYYTGRIKAIQLEYSEARRTMTNALRKAPQHTAVGFKQTVHKLLIVVELLLGEIPDRLQFRQPSLKRSLMPYFLLTQAVRTGNLAKFNQVLDQFGEKFQADGTYTLIIRLRHNVIKTGVRMISLSYSRISLADIAQKLQLDSPEDAEFIVAKAIRDGVIEASINHEKGYVQSKEMIDIYSTREPQLAFHQRISFCLDIHNMSVKAMRFPPKSYNKDLESAEERREREQQDLEFAKEMAEDDDDSFP; from the exons ATGAAGCAGGAGGGCTCGGCGCGGCGCCGCGGCGCGGACAAGGCGAAGCCGCCGCCCGGCGGAGGGGAACAAGAACCACCGCCGCCCCCGGCCCCCCAGGATGTGGAGATGAaagaggaggcggcggcgggtGGCGGATCAACCGGGGAGACCGCTGGCAAGACGGCGGCTGCGGCGGCTGAGCACTCCCAGCGAGAGCTGGACACCGTCACCTTGGAGG ACATCAAGGAGCATGTGAAacagctggagaaggcagtgtCGGGCAAGGAGCCTCGGTTTGTGCTGCGGGCCCTACGGATGCTGCCTTCCACGTCCCGCCGCCTCAACCACTACGTTCTGTACAAGGCCGTGCACGGCTTCTTCACTTCCAACAATGCCACTCGAGACTTCTTGCTacccttcctggaagag cccatggacacagaagccgaTTTACAGTTCCGTCCCCGAACAGGAAAAGCTGCGTCGGCTCCCCTCCTGCCTGAAGTGGAAGCCTACCTCCAGCTTCTCATGGTCATCTTCCTGATGAACAGCAAGCGCTACAAAGAG GCACAGAAGATTTCTGATGATCTGATGCAGAAGATCAGCACTCAGAACCGCCGGGCCTTGGACCTTGTGGCTGCCAAGTGTTACTATTATCACGCCCGGGTCTATGAGTTCCTGGATAAGCTGGATGTGGTGCGCAG CTTCTTGCACGCTCGGCTCCGGACTGCCACCCTGCGGCACGACACGGACGGGCAGGCCACGCTGCTGAACCTCCTGCTGCGGAACTACCTGCACTACAGCCTGTACGACCAGGCCGAGAAGTTGGTGTCCAAGTCCGTGTTCCCTGAGCAGGCCAACAACAACGAGTGGGCAAGGTACCTCTACTACACAG GGCGCATCAAAGCCATCCAGCTGGAGTACTCAGAGGCCCGAAGAACAATGACCAACGCCCTTCGGAAGGCCCCTCAGCACACAGCGGTCGGCTTCAAACAGACG GTGCACAAGCTTCTGATTGTGGTGGAGTTGCTGCTGGGGGAGATCCCAGACCGGCTGCAGTTCCGTCAACCATCCCTCAAGCGCTCACTCATGCCCTACTTCCTTCTGACCCAGG CTGTCAGGACAGGAAACCTAGCCAAGTTCAACCAGGTCCTGGATCAGTTTGGGGAGAAGTTCCAAGCAGATGGGACCTACACCCTCATCATCCGACTGCGGCACAACGTCATCAAGACAG GTGTGCGCATGATCAGCCTCTCCTATTCCCGCATCTCCTTGGCGGACATCGCCCAGAAGCTGCAGCTTGATAGCCCAGAGGATGCAGAGTTCATTGTCGCCAAG GCCATTCGAGATGGCGTCATTGAGGCCAGCATCAACCACGAGAAGGGCTACGTCCAGTCCAAGGAGATGATTGACATCTATTCCACCCGTGAGCCCCAGTTAGCCTTCCACCAGCGCATCTCCTTCTGCCTGGATATTCACAACATGTCTGTCAAG GCCATGAGGTTTCCTCCCAAATCCTACAACAAGGACTTGGAGTCTGCAGAG GAGCGGCGAGAGCGGGAACAGCAGGACTTGGAGTTTGCCAAGGAGATGGCAGAAGACGACGATGACAGCTTCCCTTga
- the CSF3 gene encoding granulocyte colony-stimulating factor isoform X2 has protein sequence MKLMVLQLLLWHSALWTVHEATPLGPARSLPQSFLLKCLEQVRKIQADGAELQERLCAAHKLCHPEELMLLRHSLGIPQAPLSSCSSQSLQLGLLQALAGISPELAPTLDTLQLDVTDFATNIWLQMEDLGAAPAVQPTQGAMPTFTSAFQRRAGGVLVASQLHRFLELAYRGLRYLAEP, from the exons ATGAAGCTGATGG TCCTGCAGCTGCTCCTCTGGCACAGTGCGCTCTGGACGGTGCACGAAGCCACCCCCCTTGGCCCTGCCCGATCCCTGCCCCAGAGCTTCCTGCTCAAGTGCTTAGAGCAAGTGAGGAAAATCCAGGCTGATGGCGCCGAGCTGCAGGAGAGGCTG TGTGCCGCCCACAAGCTGTGCCACCCGGAGGAGCTGATGCTGCTCAGGCACTCTCTGGGCATCCCCCAGGCTCCCCTAAGCAGCTGCTCCAGCCAGTCCCTGCAGCTG ggcctcctgcaggcCCTGGCGGGCATCTCCCCAGAGCTGGCCCCCACCTTGGACACACTGCAGCTGGACGTCACTGACTTTGCCACGAACATCTGGCTGCAG ATGGAGGACCTGGGGGCGGCCCCTGCTGTGCAGCCCACCCAGGGCGCCATGCCGACCTTCACTTCAGCCTTCCAACGCAGAGCAGGAGGGGTCCTGGTTGCTTCCCAGCTGCATCGTTTCCTGGAGCTGGCATACCGTGGCCTGCGCTACCTTGCTGAGCCCTGA
- the CSF3 gene encoding granulocyte colony-stimulating factor isoform X1, with amino-acid sequence MKLMVLQLLLWHSALWTVHEATPLGPARSLPQSFLLKCLEQVRKIQADGAELQERLCAAHKLCHPEELMLLRHSLGIPQAPLSSCSSQSLQLTSCLNQLHGGLFLYQGLLQALAGISPELAPTLDTLQLDVTDFATNIWLQMEDLGAAPAVQPTQGAMPTFTSAFQRRAGGVLVASQLHRFLELAYRGLRYLAEP; translated from the exons ATGAAGCTGATGG TCCTGCAGCTGCTCCTCTGGCACAGTGCGCTCTGGACGGTGCACGAAGCCACCCCCCTTGGCCCTGCCCGATCCCTGCCCCAGAGCTTCCTGCTCAAGTGCTTAGAGCAAGTGAGGAAAATCCAGGCTGATGGCGCCGAGCTGCAGGAGAGGCTG TGTGCCGCCCACAAGCTGTGCCACCCGGAGGAGCTGATGCTGCTCAGGCACTCTCTGGGCATCCCCCAGGCTCCCCTAAGCAGCTGCTCCAGCCAGTCCCTGCAGCTG ACGAGCTGCCTGAACCAACTACACGGCGGCCTCTTTCTctaccagggcctcctgcaggcCCTGGCGGGCATCTCCCCAGAGCTGGCCCCCACCTTGGACACACTGCAGCTGGACGTCACTGACTTTGCCACGAACATCTGGCTGCAG ATGGAGGACCTGGGGGCGGCCCCTGCTGTGCAGCCCACCCAGGGCGCCATGCCGACCTTCACTTCAGCCTTCCAACGCAGAGCAGGAGGGGTCCTGGTTGCTTCCCAGCTGCATCGTTTCCTGGAGCTGGCATACCGTGGCCTGCGCTACCTTGCTGAGCCCTGA